In one window of Gemmatimonadota bacterium DNA:
- a CDS encoding DUF993 family protein — MDEVLNTPVGFGRAPHVIAALSVPVNEAGEIDFDVFARDLERTAGYGIEPAVLMDTYQINHCTLDDQVKGLEVAKEVMDGRTFTAGVYVEDEISGDGVDDIIRAYRSKIEQLEQQYGASPIVFQTERLKDADAATVVRVYEGLAVASRGGLKAFELSPVFAPNGWMFPGDALVEILAGDKWMGAKHSSLDPSMEWVLLRKIHRIGKKLYTGNDYDFASMILNGSDALLGIATFMPDKFRELADALRDGDRAQYLDLGNRMEFLGRVAFQPPVPAYKHSAAMVKKMRGWYPTDYVLPGNPLRRDEAHREALRKALENLAVSCG; from the coding sequence ATGGATGAAGTGCTGAATACGCCCGTGGGGTTCGGCCGCGCGCCCCATGTCATCGCGGCCCTGTCCGTTCCGGTCAACGAAGCGGGCGAAATAGATTTCGACGTCTTCGCCCGGGACCTGGAAAGAACGGCTGGGTACGGTATAGAACCCGCGGTGCTCATGGACACGTACCAGATCAACCACTGCACGCTGGATGATCAGGTCAAGGGGCTGGAAGTTGCCAAGGAAGTCATGGACGGGCGGACGTTTACGGCAGGTGTGTATGTCGAGGACGAAATCAGCGGGGACGGCGTCGACGACATCATCCGGGCGTACCGGAGCAAAATCGAGCAGCTGGAACAGCAGTACGGCGCCAGTCCGATCGTTTTTCAGACCGAGCGGCTGAAAGACGCGGACGCCGCCACTGTAGTACGCGTTTACGAGGGGCTGGCCGTAGCCTCACGCGGCGGACTGAAGGCATTCGAGCTCAGCCCGGTCTTCGCGCCGAACGGCTGGATGTTTCCGGGAGACGCGCTGGTCGAAATCCTGGCCGGGGACAAGTGGATGGGCGCGAAACACTCGTCCCTTGACCCGTCCATGGAATGGGTACTGCTCCGGAAGATCCATCGGATCGGGAAGAAGCTGTACACGGGGAACGACTACGATTTCGCCTCCATGATCCTCAACGGAAGCGACGCGCTTTTGGGTATCGCGACGTTCATGCCCGACAAGTTCCGGGAACTCGCGGACGCCTTGCGGGACGGCGACCGCGCGCAATACCTCGACCTGGGGAACAGGATGGAATTCCTCGGGCGGGTGGCGTTCCAGCCGCCCGTGCCCGCCTACAAGCACAGCGCGGCCATGGTGAAAAAGATGCGCGGCTGGTACCCCACGGATTACGTATTGCCCGGCAATCCCCTGAGGCGGGACGAGGCGCACCGGGAAGCGCTTCGCAAAGCCCTCGAGAACCTGGCCGTTTCCTGCGGCTGA
- a CDS encoding endonuclease III, whose protein sequence is MKDRDIHQVISILEDETSGWTETALTAVAEQTRRDPFRILIGTVLSLRTKDETTAAACGRLFGLADTPGAMQALPEEVVDRAIYPVGFHATKARNILEICRILVDEYRGMVPDDIDTLVTLPGVGRKTANLVVTIGYGKPGICVDTHVHRISNRWGYIATKNPDQSEFALREKLPSEYWIRYNDLLVMYGQNLCKPVSPFCSRCRLSSFCDRVGVEKYR, encoded by the coding sequence ATGAAAGACCGGGACATCCACCAGGTGATTTCCATCCTGGAAGACGAGACTTCTGGGTGGACCGAAACGGCGTTGACGGCGGTGGCCGAGCAGACAAGGCGCGATCCTTTTCGCATACTGATCGGCACCGTGCTCAGCCTCAGGACGAAGGACGAGACGACCGCGGCGGCCTGCGGGCGGCTCTTCGGACTGGCCGACACGCCCGGGGCCATGCAGGCGCTGCCAGAAGAGGTGGTGGACCGCGCCATATATCCCGTGGGATTTCATGCCACGAAGGCGCGCAATATCCTGGAGATCTGCCGGATCCTCGTGGACGAATACCGGGGCATGGTGCCGGACGATATCGACACGCTGGTCACGTTGCCCGGCGTGGGCCGGAAGACCGCCAATCTCGTGGTCACGATCGGTTACGGCAAGCCGGGCATCTGCGTCGACACCCACGTGCACCGCATCTCCAACCGCTGGGGATATATCGCCACCAAAAACCCGGACCAGTCGGAATTCGCCTTAAGAGAGAAGTTGCCTTCCGAATACTGGATCCGGTATAATGATCTGCTCGTCATGTATGGACAAAACCTGTGCAAGCCCGTTTCGCCCTTCTGCAGCCGCTGTCGACTGTCGTCTTTCTGCGACCGGGTCGGCGTGGAGAAATACAGATGA
- a CDS encoding UbiX family flavin prenyltransferase, whose translation MKHVIVAVTGASGGLYALRLLRALLSGGHRVSVVLSGFGRYVLREETGLGAGEGLQERLAERYGDQVRQGTLTEYKIGDLAASIASGSVHTDGMVVIPCSMKTLSAIAHGTSSSLIERAADVTLKEGRPLVLVPRETPLNIIHLRNLLTAAEAGARIVPAMPAFYQKPSSFDDLADFIAGRVLNLLGIEQTLFTPWDAPSGGGESAE comes from the coding sequence ATGAAACATGTCATCGTCGCCGTCACGGGCGCAAGCGGCGGGCTGTACGCCCTGCGGCTTCTACGCGCGCTTCTGTCCGGCGGCCACAGGGTCAGCGTCGTGCTGTCCGGTTTCGGCCGGTACGTACTCAGAGAAGAAACCGGCCTGGGAGCGGGCGAAGGCCTGCAGGAAAGGCTGGCTGAACGCTATGGCGACCAGGTGAGGCAGGGGACGCTCACGGAATACAAAATCGGCGATCTGGCCGCTTCGATCGCAAGCGGGTCCGTGCACACCGACGGGATGGTCGTCATACCCTGTTCGATGAAAACGCTGTCCGCCATCGCCCACGGCACGTCTTCCTCCCTGATCGAAAGGGCCGCGGACGTCACGCTCAAGGAGGGCCGTCCCCTCGTGCTGGTACCTCGGGAAACCCCGCTGAACATCATCCACCTGCGCAACCTGCTTACCGCCGCCGAGGCGGGAGCCCGTATCGTACCAGCCATGCCGGCGTTCTACCAGAAGCCGTCCTCCTTCGATGACCTGGCCGATTTCATCGCGGGCCGGGTACTGAACCTGCTCGGCATCGAACAGACCCTCTTTACGCCCTGGGACGCGCCATCCGGTGGAGGGGAATCAGCGGAATGA
- a CDS encoding class I SAM-dependent methyltransferase, whose translation MFDRIGHRYDLLNHLLSGYSDVLWRRSALRTLNASAGALLLDVGIGTGDLALEALKGKRRPALIIGVDSALGMMRIGRKKAHDPAGRVDRIGRTGPTGPTGPTGSAIRFVGGSAESLPFRSGVFDGVMVAFGVRNFTDRAAGLRCMWRVLKPGGRLVVLELSRPRYPVVRHLYRLYAVHVIPWIGGVISGDADAYRYLQVSVEAFPDRERFRSLMDGAGFVDTGWRDLFLGVATVYWGDKRS comes from the coding sequence ATGTTCGATCGAATCGGGCACCGGTACGACCTGCTCAACCACCTGTTGAGCGGGTACAGCGATGTCCTGTGGCGCCGGTCGGCCCTTCGCACACTGAATGCGTCCGCGGGCGCCCTGCTGCTCGACGTGGGCATCGGCACGGGAGACCTGGCACTGGAAGCGCTGAAGGGCAAGCGGAGGCCGGCCTTGATCATCGGGGTGGATTCGGCCCTGGGGATGATGCGGATCGGCCGGAAGAAAGCGCATGATCCCGCGGGTCGCGTGGACCGCATCGGCCGCACAGGCCCTACAGGCCCTACAGGCCCCACAGGCAGCGCCATACGATTCGTCGGCGGCAGCGCGGAATCGCTTCCCTTTCGGTCCGGGGTCTTCGACGGAGTCATGGTGGCCTTCGGCGTACGGAATTTCACCGACCGCGCCGCGGGATTGCGGTGCATGTGGCGCGTACTGAAACCCGGGGGCCGGCTGGTGGTGCTGGAGCTTTCCCGCCCCCGGTATCCGGTGGTACGCCACCTGTACCGTCTGTACGCGGTGCACGTGATTCCGTGGATCGGCGGCGTGATCTCGGGCGATGCGGACGCGTACCGTTACCTGCAGGTCTCGGTGGAGGCGTTCCCGGACCGCGAGCGCTTCCGATCGCTCATGGATGGCGCCGGATTCGTGGATACGGGATGGCGCGATCTTTTCCTGGGCGTAGCCACAGTTTATTGGGGGGACAAGCGTTCATGA
- the ubiA gene encoding putative 4-hydroxybenzoate polyprenyltransferase, translated as MDQRNAPSTPVIGSVAVFGRMIKLSHSVFALPFALAGATLAARTHGIEWQQVAWIVIAMVSARSAAMGFNRLADREMDAENPRTRDRALPRGWITPRAVAFIVAACSLLFVFSAYQLNPLCLKLSPLALLVILSYSYFKRFTWATHLVLGLALGIAPLGAWIAVTGTFDPAPLWLSAAVLTWVAGFDIIYACQDYAFDVSHGVHSIPRRLGVRPALLTARLLHVATVMTLLAVYQVFELHALYLCGTTLVTGMLAYEHMLVKAHDLSRIDVAFFNVNGLVSVVYFAFMLGDILWPI; from the coding sequence TTGGATCAGAGGAATGCACCGTCCACGCCTGTGATCGGCTCCGTTGCCGTATTCGGCCGGATGATCAAGCTCTCCCACAGCGTCTTCGCCCTGCCCTTCGCGCTGGCCGGCGCCACGCTGGCCGCCCGGACGCACGGGATCGAATGGCAGCAGGTGGCGTGGATCGTCATCGCCATGGTGTCCGCGCGGAGCGCGGCCATGGGATTCAACCGGCTCGCCGACCGTGAGATGGACGCGGAGAACCCCCGCACGCGGGACCGCGCGCTGCCACGGGGTTGGATCACGCCCCGCGCCGTCGCCTTCATCGTGGCGGCGTGCAGCCTGCTTTTCGTCTTTTCCGCCTACCAGCTCAATCCCCTGTGCCTGAAGCTGTCGCCCCTCGCCCTGCTGGTGATCCTGTCTTACTCCTATTTCAAGCGATTCACCTGGGCCACCCATCTGGTCCTGGGCCTTGCCCTCGGCATTGCGCCCCTGGGGGCGTGGATCGCCGTGACCGGCACCTTCGACCCGGCGCCGCTCTGGCTCTCCGCGGCCGTATTGACCTGGGTGGCGGGTTTTGATATAATATACGCCTGCCAGGACTACGCTTTCGACGTGTCCCATGGCGTGCATTCGATACCCCGGCGCCTTGGGGTCCGGCCGGCGCTTCTGACGGCCCGCCTGCTCCACGTGGCCACCGTAATGACCCTGCTGGCCGTCTACCAGGTTTTCGAACTGCATGCGCTTTATCTTTGTGGCACGACCCTGGTAACGGGGATGCTGGCATACGAGCACATGCTCGTCAAGGCGCACGACCTTTCAAGAATAGACGTCGCTTTCTTCAACGTGAACGGTCTCGTCAGCGTCGTCTATTTCGCGTTCATGCTGGGCGATATCCTGTGGCCGATCTGA
- a CDS encoding DUF4249 family protein, with product MKNKTGHARFIPTVLAFAILAGLAAHPGCSGERDPASLFGPAENVTVVVDAVLYVDRPLPEITVTRTRAANVAFVEEAAAVNDAEVTVIQGLAEYRYESAGQQERYLPPPDAPEVRPKTEYRLRVRALGGEVRGVTVTPDRMEIDEIAILEETSMEVQSRLEPEPDRRNEVVYGEGLIEVRFDPLEVEAYQVVVLEGGYAEGGSPPLKAPDGRLRLPWFAIGSSGEHEVEVYALDRNLFDFLRSVEASGQNAFGFGSLAGDTFERPVFNLDGGIGVFGSASVDTFGFVVLPEDRSG from the coding sequence ATGAAAAACAAGACCGGGCATGCCCGTTTCATTCCGACCGTTCTGGCTTTCGCCATACTGGCCGGTCTTGCCGCCCATCCGGGTTGTTCCGGAGAACGGGATCCGGCTTCTCTCTTCGGTCCGGCGGAGAATGTAACCGTCGTCGTGGACGCCGTCCTGTATGTCGACCGCCCCCTGCCGGAGATAACTGTCACCCGGACCCGCGCCGCGAATGTCGCGTTCGTCGAAGAGGCTGCCGCGGTGAACGATGCCGAAGTCACTGTCATACAGGGACTTGCGGAGTACAGGTACGAAAGTGCCGGCCAACAGGAGCGGTATCTTCCGCCGCCAGACGCCCCGGAGGTGCGGCCTAAAACGGAATACCGTCTCCGCGTCCGCGCCCTGGGCGGGGAGGTCCGAGGCGTCACGGTAACACCGGACCGCATGGAAATCGATGAGATCGCCATCCTGGAAGAGACTTCCATGGAGGTTCAAAGCCGGCTCGAGCCCGAACCTGACCGCCGGAACGAGGTGGTGTACGGGGAGGGGCTCATCGAGGTCCGTTTCGATCCCCTCGAGGTGGAGGCATACCAGGTCGTCGTACTGGAAGGCGGTTACGCCGAGGGTGGTTCACCGCCGCTGAAGGCGCCCGACGGCCGGCTGCGGCTGCCCTGGTTCGCCATTGGCTCCTCCGGAGAGCACGAAGTCGAAGTATACGCCCTCGACCGGAACCTCTTCGATTTCCTTCGAAGCGTGGAAGCGTCCGGCCAGAACGCCTTCGGGTTCGGGAGTCTGGCGGGCGATACCTTCGAACGCCCGGTTTTCAATCTCGACGGTGGAATCGGCGTATTCGGTTCGGCCTCCGTGGATACGTTCGGTTTCGTCGTCCTTCCTGAAGACCGAAGCGGATAA
- a CDS encoding TonB-dependent receptor — MKLSAVLFSLLLIPAPAQAATISGFVTDRSTGEFLLSANVFLSGTSLGALSNENGYYAVTGIPAGSYVLVVSYVGYETYRDTLSLGAEAYLRRDVELVSTVLIGETAVVEADRNRDERLAQPGFVALQAATLKELPAIGETDLLRSLQLLPGIQASSDISSGLYVRGGGPDQTQILLDQIPLYNPSHAFGFFSIFNPEAIKDMRLHKSAYPARYGGNLGAVLDVTNRDGNRNSLRGSGGISLISMRTMIEGPVGSGSFMVSGRRTYLEPILAYIRTRVEDIPGYYFYDVNAKINQNLSDSDNLVLSGYFGRDDLSLETSENDLFRVRWGNSAVTGKWTHLFSPTLFGNFIVSGSDYTSRLSANFDGTEVLFSNSIRDLSVKGDLDYVADGEHAIKAGFRGTRYRFRFKRSFNQDDQLDLRLRPHVISMYAQDQWQARPSTSIRVGLRANYYSEREKIDLEPRISLSHRLSGGLRLKAGGGRYHQYLQLITTEGFSGGDFWVPLDGSVTPGQAWHFVLGASWDPSPRYRLSLESYYQRLANLVVVDNTRAVGGEETRSEEVFITGGRGYATGVEAFVERLSGSLTGWIGYALGWTRRRFPELNQGAWYPPKYDRRHDLVVSANYRAGRWSFGCNVIFATGQAFTPASARYELRESARTGTREDYFLPTGRSTARLLPYHRMDLSVKRDFRLFDRNLQWYLQVFNAYNHRNEWFVQYDTEDDRVTTAEVVKMLPIVPTIGLNYDF, encoded by the coding sequence ATGAAGTTAAGCGCAGTACTTTTTTCCCTGCTGTTGATCCCCGCCCCGGCGCAGGCCGCTACGATAAGCGGATTCGTTACGGATCGTTCCACCGGCGAATTCCTGCTTTCCGCAAACGTGTTTCTGAGTGGCACCTCGCTCGGTGCGTTAAGCAACGAAAACGGCTACTACGCGGTTACCGGGATACCCGCGGGTTCCTATGTTCTCGTCGTGTCCTATGTCGGGTACGAGACCTACCGGGACACGCTGAGCCTGGGAGCCGAGGCGTATCTTCGAAGGGACGTGGAACTCGTTTCGACCGTACTGATCGGCGAAACGGCCGTGGTCGAGGCGGATCGAAACAGAGACGAACGGCTTGCGCAACCCGGTTTCGTCGCCCTCCAGGCCGCGACACTGAAGGAACTGCCCGCCATCGGAGAAACCGATCTGCTGCGCAGCCTTCAGCTGCTTCCGGGCATCCAGGCATCCTCGGACATCAGCAGCGGCCTGTACGTACGGGGCGGAGGCCCCGACCAGACCCAGATTCTTCTCGACCAGATCCCCCTCTACAACCCCTCCCACGCATTCGGCTTCTTTTCCATCTTCAATCCGGAAGCCATCAAGGACATGCGGTTGCACAAGAGCGCCTATCCCGCCCGGTACGGAGGGAACCTCGGCGCGGTGCTCGACGTGACGAACCGCGACGGAAACCGCAACAGTCTCCGCGGTTCGGGCGGAATCAGCCTCATCTCGATGCGGACCATGATAGAAGGCCCCGTCGGGAGCGGATCCTTCATGGTCTCGGGAAGACGGACGTACTTGGAACCGATCCTGGCCTACATCCGGACTCGCGTGGAGGATATTCCCGGATACTATTTCTATGATGTGAACGCGAAAATCAACCAGAATCTGTCCGATTCCGACAATCTGGTGCTGAGCGGTTACTTCGGCCGGGACGACCTCAGTCTCGAAACCAGCGAGAACGACCTGTTCAGGGTTCGCTGGGGGAATTCGGCCGTAACGGGCAAGTGGACGCACCTCTTCTCGCCGACGCTCTTCGGCAATTTCATCGTATCGGGAAGCGACTACACTAGCCGCCTTTCGGCGAATTTCGACGGTACCGAGGTTCTGTTCAGTAACAGCATCCGAGACCTCAGCGTCAAGGGGGATCTGGACTATGTCGCCGATGGCGAGCACGCGATAAAGGCGGGTTTCCGGGGAACCCGGTACCGGTTCAGATTCAAGAGAAGCTTCAACCAGGACGACCAGCTCGACCTCAGACTGAGGCCCCACGTGATCTCGATGTATGCCCAGGACCAGTGGCAGGCGCGGCCTTCGACTTCGATCCGCGTGGGTCTGCGCGCGAACTACTACAGCGAACGCGAAAAGATCGACCTGGAACCCCGTATCTCCTTGAGCCACCGGCTGTCCGGCGGACTGCGACTGAAGGCGGGTGGCGGGCGGTACCACCAGTACCTGCAGTTGATTACGACAGAGGGTTTCAGCGGCGGTGACTTCTGGGTGCCGCTCGACGGCAGCGTGACACCCGGGCAGGCCTGGCATTTCGTCCTGGGTGCGAGTTGGGACCCGTCGCCGCGCTACCGGCTCTCGCTCGAATCCTACTATCAGCGGCTGGCCAACCTGGTAGTTGTCGACAATACACGGGCGGTGGGCGGTGAAGAAACCCGGTCGGAGGAAGTGTTCATCACCGGAGGCCGGGGCTACGCCACGGGTGTGGAGGCGTTTGTGGAGCGCCTGTCGGGCAGCTTGACCGGATGGATCGGCTATGCGCTCGGGTGGACGCGCCGGCGATTCCCGGAACTGAACCAGGGGGCATGGTATCCTCCGAAGTACGACCGCCGCCACGATCTCGTGGTTTCGGCGAACTACCGGGCGGGCCGCTGGTCATTCGGCTGCAACGTAATCTTCGCCACCGGGCAGGCCTTCACGCCGGCTTCCGCCCGGTACGAACTGAGGGAATCGGCGCGAACTGGCACGCGGGAGGACTATTTCCTGCCTACCGGACGCAGTACCGCGCGCCTGCTCCCGTACCACCGAATGGACCTGAGCGTCAAGCGGGATTTCCGCCTTTTCGACAGGAACCTCCAGTGGTACCTGCAGGTGTTCAACGCCTACAATCATCGGAACGAGTGGTTTGTCCAGTATGACACGGAGGATGACCGGGTCACCACCGCGGAAGTGGTGAAGATGCTGCCCATCGTACCGACGATCGGGCTGAACTACGATTTTTGA
- a CDS encoding PmoA family protein — MTRDTFERNLSHLRLEVNEGKGFEVYAGQADRKLLARYDTATGQLPRDESPKPCFHPVFTPSGGLITEYRPEDHTWHTGLYFGWVHVNDTNFWGGSWYLPDEGKYVPVPNSHGVQRHDEFTSVSDLENGVAIEEKLTWLDRGDHPVIKEKRRFDFLETANPPGCLWLIESVMEPIVGAITFGASRAARYSGMVLRMGPPFADAFHTSGSGRSGHESIMGTRDRWVAAAGAGGGMVVMMDHPRNLRHPVNWFTRRNLLGTGPLMEGDLFLDASDSLHLRYGFLVLDDVLDQREIEDLYRTYLAESDERSPA, encoded by the coding sequence ATGACGCGTGACACGTTCGAAAGAAACCTAAGCCATCTTCGTCTCGAAGTCAACGAAGGGAAGGGCTTCGAAGTCTATGCGGGCCAGGCGGACCGCAAGTTGCTCGCCCGGTACGACACCGCGACCGGCCAACTGCCCAGGGATGAGTCGCCCAAACCCTGTTTTCATCCCGTTTTCACGCCCTCCGGCGGTCTGATTACCGAATATCGCCCCGAGGACCACACCTGGCACACAGGACTGTATTTCGGTTGGGTGCACGTCAACGACACCAATTTCTGGGGAGGTTCCTGGTACCTGCCCGACGAAGGAAAGTACGTGCCCGTTCCGAACAGCCACGGCGTGCAGCGCCACGATGAATTCACCTCCGTATCTGATCTCGAAAACGGCGTCGCCATTGAAGAAAAACTCACCTGGCTGGACCGCGGCGACCATCCGGTGATCAAGGAAAAACGCCGATTCGACTTCCTCGAGACGGCCAATCCCCCGGGCTGCCTCTGGCTCATCGAATCGGTGATGGAACCCATCGTGGGAGCAATCACTTTCGGGGCCTCGCGCGCGGCGCGATACAGCGGAATGGTCCTGCGAATGGGCCCGCCGTTTGCCGATGCGTTTCATACGAGCGGCAGCGGGCGCAGCGGACACGAATCCATCATGGGGACGCGGGACCGGTGGGTCGCCGCGGCGGGCGCGGGCGGAGGCATGGTCGTCATGATGGACCATCCGCGAAACCTCCGCCACCCGGTGAACTGGTTCACCCGCCGCAACCTTCTTGGCACGGGGCCGCTCATGGAGGGAGACCTGTTTCTTGACGCTTCGGACAGTCTTCATCTCCGTTACGGATTCCTCGTACTTGACGATGTGCTCGATCAAAGGGAAATCGAAGATCTTTACCGGACCTACCTGGCGGAGTCGGACGAGCGTTCTCCAGCGTAG
- a CDS encoding tetratricopeptide repeat protein — MPAVFVSRRNGSSGRGSRRRQGLFLTLAILTGASMNRETLVGEVASRTQVSRRRVSAVLNEFLSEVTEALSRDERVMLRHFGSFNVKNRKARMARDLNINVEMPLSGRDIPHFVPFDTLKNTVAQQSPGPEEHIPEEPADQASRPIDDARRDLSAMLSRAEILADKGKFEQAIQQYGRILEKNPGHTTALGSLGRMFYCTGNQETALQQYNRALQNDPSHVDTLVNRAVLFAETGQYDEARADLCRALEYDPPSFQACYQLGVLYITIGSYDAAIRMLTRALETDRTKTEVYLQLGKAYCHVERHAKAIEHFETVLRHEPDNGLAYRYLGMIYDKDRQVDKALEMYRKSNEISLA, encoded by the coding sequence TTGCCGGCCGTCTTCGTTTCCCGGCGGAACGGATCCTCCGGGAGGGGATCCAGACGGCGACAAGGACTTTTCCTTACCCTGGCCATACTGACCGGAGCATCGATGAACAGAGAAACGTTAGTAGGCGAAGTGGCCTCCAGAACCCAGGTGTCCAGGCGCAGGGTCTCCGCCGTGCTGAACGAGTTCTTATCTGAGGTCACCGAGGCGTTGTCCCGGGACGAACGGGTGATGTTGCGCCATTTCGGCTCGTTCAACGTGAAGAACAGGAAAGCGCGCATGGCCCGCGATCTGAATATCAACGTGGAAATGCCCCTGAGCGGCCGCGATATACCTCATTTTGTTCCCTTCGATACGCTGAAGAACACCGTTGCGCAACAATCCCCAGGTCCCGAAGAGCATATTCCGGAGGAGCCGGCCGACCAGGCGAGCAGGCCTATCGATGATGCGCGCAGAGACCTCTCCGCCATGCTGTCCAGGGCGGAAATCCTCGCGGATAAAGGCAAATTCGAACAGGCGATTCAGCAGTACGGACGCATACTCGAAAAGAATCCGGGGCACACCACCGCGCTAGGCAGCCTGGGCAGGATGTTCTACTGTACCGGAAACCAGGAAACCGCTCTGCAGCAATACAACCGCGCGCTGCAGAACGATCCCAGCCATGTGGACACGCTGGTCAACCGGGCAGTGCTGTTCGCCGAGACGGGACAGTACGACGAGGCCAGGGCAGACCTGTGTCGCGCCCTGGAATACGACCCGCCTTCTTTCCAGGCCTGCTACCAGCTCGGCGTACTTTACATCACCATCGGATCCTACGACGCTGCGATCAGGATGCTCACGCGCGCGCTGGAGACGGACCGGACGAAGACCGAAGTATACCTCCAGCTCGGCAAGGCGTACTGCCACGTCGAACGACACGCGAAAGCGATCGAGCACTTCGAGACCGTACTTCGTCATGAACCGGACAATGGCCTGGCGTACCGGTATCTCGGTATGATCTACGATAAAGACAGACAGGTCGACAAGGCGCTCGAGATGTATCGAAAATCCAATGAAATCAGCCTGGCGTAG
- a CDS encoding sigma-70 family RNA polymerase sigma factor, whose translation MNTVNQVHSAEERKTATARGAGEDRREEERGLMERAKAGDGPAFDEMTRRYSEKAYSVAYQMLASHDDARDLVQDAFFEVFRTLERFNTQYRFSTWLYRILINKCINYRKREARRRMFSFSDYGTRNGSAGQQFLVANLASSEKTPHEVLENDELRRSIMAALDTLSERHRTVVVLFDLEGLSHKEIAEILQCPEGTVMSRLHHGRLKLKRLLSKRLTGYLDL comes from the coding sequence ATGAACACCGTGAACCAAGTGCATTCGGCAGAGGAACGGAAGACAGCCACCGCGCGCGGCGCCGGCGAAGACCGGCGCGAGGAAGAACGCGGGTTGATGGAACGGGCCAAAGCGGGAGACGGCCCGGCCTTCGACGAAATGACGAGGCGTTACAGCGAGAAAGCGTATTCCGTGGCGTACCAGATGCTTGCGAGCCACGATGACGCACGCGATCTCGTCCAGGACGCGTTCTTCGAAGTGTTTAGAACGCTGGAACGGTTCAACACGCAGTACAGGTTTTCGACCTGGCTCTACCGCATACTGATCAACAAGTGCATCAACTATCGCAAGCGGGAAGCCCGTCGCCGCATGTTCTCCTTTTCGGATTACGGCACGCGGAACGGCAGCGCCGGTCAACAGTTTCTGGTCGCTAATCTGGCCTCTTCCGAGAAGACCCCGCACGAAGTGCTCGAGAACGACGAATTAAGGCGGTCCATCATGGCCGCGCTGGATACCCTGTCGGAGCGGCACCGGACCGTTGTCGTTCTGTTCGACCTGGAGGGCCTCTCGCACAAGGAGATCGCGGAAATCCTCCAGTGTCCCGAAGGCACGGTGATGTCCCGGCTGCATCACGGACGGCTCAAGCTGAAGCGCCTGCTGTCCAAACGACTGACCGGATACCTGGATCTCTAG
- a CDS encoding zf-HC2 domain-containing protein → MNCTHVKKRLTRYLERMCGNEEVAEIARHIESCPDCARELRGLQSVRGMLRCCRREKPAAVAVAEVQTAVLEGTTHAHMVPGLKRRDPAHRNHPRQYIAVAATLLLAAGGLIWESMKPVETPAVQRTLANDDMFFILQEHALIEDQSVFTSGTLGSVMVNYKE, encoded by the coding sequence ATGAACTGCACCCATGTAAAAAAGAGGCTTACGCGCTACCTGGAGCGCATGTGCGGCAATGAAGAAGTCGCCGAAATCGCGCGGCACATCGAATCCTGTCCCGACTGTGCCCGGGAATTGCGCGGATTGCAGTCCGTCCGGGGCATGTTGCGCTGTTGCCGCCGCGAGAAGCCCGCGGCGGTCGCGGTGGCGGAAGTCCAGACCGCGGTTCTGGAGGGCACGACCCATGCCCACATGGTGCCGGGCCTGAAAAGAAGGGACCCGGCGCATCGAAATCACCCCCGGCAATACATTGCGGTGGCGGCCACGCTGCTGCTGGCGGCCGGCGGCCTGATCTGGGAGTCGATGAAGCCGGTCGAGACGCCCGCCGTCCAGCGGACGCTTGCGAACGACGATATGTTCTTCATCCTGCAGGAGCACGCCCTGATCGAGGATCAGAGCGTCTTCACCAGCGGTACCCTGGGTTCCGTCATGGTCAACTACAAGGAATAG